The following are from one region of the Salvia splendens isolate huo1 chromosome 2, SspV2, whole genome shotgun sequence genome:
- the LOC121775295 gene encoding uncharacterized protein LOC121775295 encodes MSFNPLSAILKEHKLEGHNYIVWKQNLDIVLTAEEYKYVLTTECPLEPAANASAAVKETYRKWCKANEMAKCYMLASMSIVLQHQHQGMNTATEIMNNLNNLFGTQNRTAKSLAFRSIMTKVMNEGTSSLPASYQQFKLNFEMNKRAYTLAELLTELQSAENLMVQTKAVMMSSRPSSSGSKPGKGKKKAQNVVAPKIAKGKKKRVNTNKKQSGKCFKCGEKGHWKPDCPKKANGSGNKTVE; translated from the exons atgtcattcaatcctctttccgctaTTCTCAAAGAACACAAACTCGAAGGTCATAACTATATCgtatggaaacaaaacttggatatCGTTCTCACTGCCGAAGAGTACAAATATGTGCTCACTACTGAATGTCCACTTGAACCTGCTGCAAATGCTTCTGCAGCAGTGAAAGAAACATACAGAAAGTGGTGTAAAGCCAATGAGATGgcgaagtgctacatgttggcttctatgtcaaTAGTACTTCAACATCAGCATCAAGGCATGAACACTGCTACTGAGATTATGAACAATCTTAATaacctttttggtactcagaatcgaacggctaaatCTTTAGCCTTTCGGAGCATCATGACTAAGGTTATGAATGAGGGCacatct AGTTTGCCAGCTAGCtatcagcagttcaagctcaatttcgagatgaacaagaGGGCTTACACCTTAGCTGAACTGTTGACTGAGTTGCAGTCAGCGGAGAATCTTATGGTCCAGACAAAGGCTGTTATGATGAGTTCTAGGCCGTCTTCCTCAGGCTCTAAGCCAGGTAAGGGGAAGAAGAAAGCCCAGAATGTTGTAGCACCAAAGATAGCTAAGGGCAAAAAGAAACGGGTGAACACGAACAAGAAGCAAAGTGGCAAGTGTTTCAAATGCGgcgaaaaggggcattggaagccggaCTGTCCTAAGAAGGCCAATGgctcag GTAACAAGACAGTTGAATGA